From the genome of Solibacillus sp. FSL H8-0538:
GAAATAAAAGACCCAAGAGGTATGATCGGCATTCGTTTAGAAATGGATGCAACGATGATAACAACATCAAAAACACTAGTACATAATGTACTACGATGTGTTGAACGAGCGGGCTTACAAATACGTGAAATTTATTTACAACCATTAGCAGCAGGTTTCTTTGCATTGACAGAAGATGAAAAAAATCAAGGAACAGCTTATATCGATTTTGGCGGTGGTTCAACGACAATCGCTGTTTTTGAAGAAGGACTATTAACTCATACAAGCGTCATCCCAGTTGGTGGCGATCATATTACAAAAGATTTATCAATTGTATTAAAAACTCCAACAGAACAAGCAGAAAAAATTAAAAAGCAGTATGGACATGCCTATTATGATGATGCTTCAGATGAAGAATTATTTGAAGTCCCTGTAGTGGGAACGGATTCGACGGATCAATATAGTCAGCGTTATATTGCTGAAATTATTGGTGTGCGTTTAGAGGAACTGTTTGAACTTATTTTAGATGAGCTTGCTCGTATAGGTGTAAGAGACTTACCGGGAGGCGTCGTCATTACAGGAGGCGTTGCACAATTAGAAGGACTAGCCCAACTAGCACGCCAAGTTATGCTTACGCGTGTTCGCATTTATACACCGGATTATATTGGTGTACGTGAGCCTTTATTTACGACTGCAGTTGGACTAATTCGTTATGCGCATTCAGATGACAGGTTTTACGGTAGGAGCATGGGAAGTACAGCTCCAGCGTATGTGCCATATCCAGCTCAGCCAACTCCTTCTAAAAAACAATCGAATACACCGGAGAGAGTAGATCACGGTAATAAAGTTCGTGTCATTGATCGCGCGAAAAACATATTAAATAAATTTTTCGAATAACAGCGAAAAATCAAGACGAGAGAAGTAGGAGGAGAAACAATGTTAGAATTTGATACAAGTATGGATCAGCTTGCTGTCATTAAAGTAATAGGTGTAGGTGGCGGAGGTAATAACGCAGTAAACCGCATGATCGAACATGGTGTGCAAGGTGTAGATTTTATAGCAGTTAATACTGATGCGCAAGCATTAAATTTATCAAAAGCTGAATATAAACTACAAATCGGGGGGAAATTAACACGTGGTCTTGGCGCCGGTGCTAATCCTGAAGTCGGTAAAAAAGCGGCAGAAGAAAGCCGTGAGCAATTAGAAGAAGTACTACGTGGAGCAGATATGGTATTTGTTACTGCTGGTATGGGTGGTGGTACAGGTACAGGTGCAGCCCCAGTAATCGCCGGTATTGCACGTGATTTAGGCGCGTTAACAGTAGGTGTTGTTACACGACCATTCACATTTGAAGGCCGTAAACGCCAAACACAAGCGATCGGCGGTATTTCATCAATGAAAGAAGCGGTTGATACATTAATCGTGATTCCAAACGATAAACTACTTCAAATCGTGGATAAATCAACGCCGATGCTTGAAGCATTCCGCGAGGCAGACAATGTACTAAGACAAGGTGTACAAGGTATTTCAGATTTAATCGCAACTCCTGGTTTAATCAACCTTGACTTTGCCGATGTTAAAACAATTATGTCAGGTAAGGGTTCAGCACTTATGGGAATCGGGATTGCTGCTGGCGAAAATCGTGCAACAGAAGCAGCCAAAAAAGCGATTTCAAGTCCACTTCTTGAAACGTCAATTGACGGAGCAAAAGGTGTAATTATGAATATTACAGGCGGCACTAACTTAAGCCTTTATGAAGTACAAGAGGCAGCGGATATCGTAGCACTTGCTTCAGACGAAGAAGTAAACATGATCTTCGGTTCTGTTATTAATGACAACTTAAACGATGAAATTATCGTGACAGTAATCGCAACAGGATTCTCAGATGACTTTGTAGCGCCACGTCCACAGCCAGTCCGTTCAACATTAGGTACGCGTCAACAAGCACAACAAGTAACACAGCCTACTGGACAAGTAAGAGGGCAAGAACCAGTACACCAAGAAGCACCTCGTCAGACACAAAGCTATCAGCAAGAAGATGCTTTAGATATTCCAACATTTTTACGTAATCGTAAAAATCGCGGCTAATATTTAATAGATTGAAGTGGCTATAAAAGCTAGTTTACAGTTGTGATAAACTGTAAACTAGCTTTTTTAATTGTTTAGGAAATTATAAGATTTCGCTTAAGAACTTGAGTGTCCCTTACTAATAATGGGTTGTGTACCTGCCCCTTCGATTTCGTTGCAAAAACGGAGTTATCTCACAAGAATTTGAGATAACTCCGTTTTGTCGATTTGTTTATTTGAATGAAAGTTTTTGTCTAAAACAATTTGCAAAACCTTGCAACCGTTTGACATTTTCTACAGTGAGCCAATGCTAATCTACATGTAGGAGGAGCAAAACATGGTAGGCGAACTAATCATTTTGTACAATA
Proteins encoded in this window:
- the ftsA gene encoding cell division protein FtsA, with the protein product MNHQDIYVSLDIGSSSIKVLIGEMSDDQLHVIGVGHVKSTGIRKGAIVDIDATVQSIKKAVDQAERMTGIKIEEVVLGVPANQTYLQSVKGVVAVNGDNREITDDDLERVIESAQVMSIPPERELVNLIPKQFIVDNLDEIKDPRGMIGIRLEMDATMITTSKTLVHNVLRCVERAGLQIREIYLQPLAAGFFALTEDEKNQGTAYIDFGGGSTTIAVFEEGLLTHTSVIPVGGDHITKDLSIVLKTPTEQAEKIKKQYGHAYYDDASDEELFEVPVVGTDSTDQYSQRYIAEIIGVRLEELFELILDELARIGVRDLPGGVVITGGVAQLEGLAQLARQVMLTRVRIYTPDYIGVREPLFTTAVGLIRYAHSDDRFYGRSMGSTAPAYVPYPAQPTPSKKQSNTPERVDHGNKVRVIDRAKNILNKFFE
- the ftsZ gene encoding cell division protein FtsZ, whose amino-acid sequence is MLEFDTSMDQLAVIKVIGVGGGGNNAVNRMIEHGVQGVDFIAVNTDAQALNLSKAEYKLQIGGKLTRGLGAGANPEVGKKAAEESREQLEEVLRGADMVFVTAGMGGGTGTGAAPVIAGIARDLGALTVGVVTRPFTFEGRKRQTQAIGGISSMKEAVDTLIVIPNDKLLQIVDKSTPMLEAFREADNVLRQGVQGISDLIATPGLINLDFADVKTIMSGKGSALMGIGIAAGENRATEAAKKAISSPLLETSIDGAKGVIMNITGGTNLSLYEVQEAADIVALASDEEVNMIFGSVINDNLNDEIIVTVIATGFSDDFVAPRPQPVRSTLGTRQQAQQVTQPTGQVRGQEPVHQEAPRQTQSYQQEDALDIPTFLRNRKNRG